One genomic window of Buchnera aphidicola (Greenidea ficicola) includes the following:
- a CDS encoding TerC family protein, with the protein MEFFFEPSTWIGLFTLIILEIVLGVDNLIFVAILVDKLSPLKRNKARLIGLGFSLVTRLFLLSIISWIVTFKIPIINNKFLYLSTRDLILLLGGIFLLFKATIELHERLEEKKINKNKQKHKNYASFWAVIIQIIILDTVFSMDSIITAIGMVNNLSIMITAVIISMILMILASKKLTNFILLHKTVIVLCLSFLLMIGISLIVESLGVKIPKGYLYAAISFSILIELFNQIAKRNSISYQSKIPLRERIASSILRFMKEEQIKKKKNIINNLYENNINKKIFLKESSLKKEEQYMINGVLTLGIRSIRSIMTPRNEISWININQNNIKIRNQLLDTPHSLFPVCKGELDKIIGIVRAKEFLFILEKKNNILNFASKNKPIIIPDTLDTINLLNVLKCSKGSLIIINNEFGVVQGLITPLDILEAIAGEFPDADETPEIIYESKNSWLVKGATDIHSLKQILNINNFEKETNHVSLAGFLISKKGRFPFQGEIIKIPPLHFHILEATKYKINLIRIKYIGKK; encoded by the coding sequence ATGGAATTTTTTTTCGAACCATCAACTTGGATAGGATTATTTACACTAATTATCCTTGAAATAGTATTAGGTGTAGATAATTTAATTTTTGTAGCTATTTTAGTTGATAAACTTTCACCTTTAAAACGTAATAAAGCTCGTTTAATTGGTTTAGGGTTTTCCTTAGTAACGCGTCTTTTTTTATTATCTATTATATCCTGGATAGTAACTTTTAAAATACCAATTATCAATAATAAATTTTTATATTTATCAACGCGAGATTTAATTCTATTATTAGGTGGAATATTTTTATTATTTAAAGCTACTATAGAATTACATGAAAGATTAGAAGAAAAAAAAATTAATAAAAATAAACAAAAACATAAAAATTATGCTAGTTTTTGGGCAGTTATTATTCAAATTATTATTTTAGATACAGTTTTTTCTATGGACTCAATAATAACAGCAATTGGAATGGTAAATAATTTATCTATTATGATAACTGCTGTAATCATTTCAATGATCTTAATGATATTAGCATCAAAAAAATTAACAAATTTTATTTTACTACATAAAACAGTAATAGTATTATGTTTAAGTTTTCTTTTAATGATTGGTATTAGTTTAATAGTAGAATCTTTAGGAGTAAAAATACCGAAAGGATATTTATATGCAGCTATAAGTTTTTCAATATTAATAGAATTATTTAATCAAATTGCAAAAAGAAATTCTATTTCTTATCAATCAAAAATACCATTACGAGAAAGAATAGCATCATCTATATTAAGATTTATGAAAGAAGAACAAATTAAAAAAAAAAAAAATATAATAAATAATTTATATGAAAATAATATAAATAAAAAAATATTTTTAAAAGAATCATCTTTAAAAAAAGAAGAACAATATATGATAAATGGAGTTTTAACTTTAGGAATAAGATCTATAAGAAGTATAATGACACCTAGAAATGAAATTTCATGGATTAATATAAATCAAAATAATATTAAAATAAGAAATCAATTACTAGATACTCCTCATAGTTTATTTCCTGTATGTAAAGGAGAATTAGATAAAATTATAGGAATAGTAAGAGCAAAAGAATTTTTATTTATTTTAGAAAAAAAAAATAATATATTAAATTTCGCATCCAAAAACAAACCAATAATTATTCCAGATACATTAGATACAATTAATTTATTAAATGTATTAAAATGTTCTAAAGGAAGTTTAATAATAATAAATAATGAATTTGGAGTTGTTCAAGGATTAATAACACCATTAGATATTTTAGAAGCTATTGCTGGAGAATTTCCTGATGCAGACGAAACCCCAGAAATAATTTATGAAAGTAAAAATTCTTGGTTAGTAAAAGGAGCAACTGATATACATTCTTTAAAACAAATATTAAATATAAATAATTTTGAAAAAGAAACTAATCATGTTTCATTAGCAGGATTTTTAATATCTAAAAAAGGAAGATTTCCATTTCAAGGAGAAATAATTAAAATACCACCACTTCATTTTCATATTTTAGAAGCAACTAAATATAAAATAAATTTAATTCGAATAAAATATATTGGAAAAAAATAA
- the serC gene encoding 3-phosphoserine/phosphohydroxythreonine transaminase, with translation MKKIYNFNAGPSMLPKEVLLKAKKDLLNWNNLGVSIMEISHRSLDFITLTNKIEKNLISLLNIPKSYKILFSPGGARGQFSAIPTNILNNWNNTSDYIVGGYWSNEAFLESQKYCFSNKINIRKNFYQKQKILSMKNWKLNKDSKYVHYCPNETIEGIEIFEDPISENFNNKIIVGDFSSTILSKPINIKYYDIIYAGVQKNIGPPGITLIIIKKNLFKKNKITPSILYYKNLLKYDSMFNTPVTFSWYLSGLVIKWLKKKGGLKKINIINHKKANLLYNYIDKSDFYFNNIHKNNRSLLNITFNIINPFLNNFFLKESKFLGFLSLKGHNLIGGIRASIYNAMPIKGVKKLITFMKYFKKKYG, from the coding sequence ATGAAAAAAATTTATAATTTTAATGCCGGACCTTCAATGTTACCTAAAGAAGTTTTATTAAAAGCTAAAAAAGATTTATTAAATTGGAATAATTTAGGAGTTTCTATTATGGAAATTAGTCACAGAAGTTTAGATTTTATAACATTAACAAATAAAATAGAAAAAAATTTAATTTCATTATTAAATATACCAAAATCTTATAAAATATTATTTTCTCCAGGGGGGGCTAGAGGTCAATTTTCTGCAATACCTACAAATATTTTAAATAATTGGAATAATACTTCAGATTATATTGTAGGAGGATATTGGTCTAATGAAGCTTTTTTAGAATCACAAAAATATTGTTTTTCTAATAAAATTAATATTAGAAAAAATTTTTACCAAAAACAAAAAATTTTATCTATGAAAAATTGGAAATTAAATAAAGATAGTAAATATGTTCATTATTGTCCAAATGAAACTATTGAAGGAATAGAAATTTTTGAAGATCCAATTAGTGAAAATTTTAATAATAAAATTATTGTAGGGGATTTTTCTTCTACTATTTTATCTAAACCTATAAATATAAAATATTACGATATTATTTATGCGGGAGTTCAAAAAAATATAGGACCTCCTGGAATTACATTAATAATTATTAAAAAAAATCTTTTTAAAAAAAATAAAATAACCCCTTCTATTCTTTACTATAAAAATTTATTAAAATATGATTCTATGTTTAATACACCTGTTACCTTTTCTTGGTATTTATCAGGTTTAGTAATTAAATGGTTAAAAAAAAAAGGGGGGTTAAAAAAAATAAATATTATAAATCATAAAAAAGCAAATTTATTATATAATTATATTGATAAAAGTGATTTTTATTTTAATAATATTCATAAAAATAATAGATCTTTATTAAATATAACATTTAATATAATAAATCCTTTTTTAAATAATTTTTTTTTAAAAGAATCAAAATTTTTAGGATTTTTATCATTAAAAGGTCATAATTTAATTGGAGGAATTAGAGCTTCTATTTATAATGCTATGCCTATAAAAGGTGTAAAAAAATTAATTACATTTATGAAATATTTTAAAAAAAAATATGGATAA
- the serS gene encoding serine--tRNA ligase, translating into MININYLYKNPKLKASKLWRRKYFLDIVNLIFINNIRKLLQIKTEKLQYKKKKISIKKINKNIFLNNYIKKINKNLKKIKKKIKKFQLNIPNIPYKNIPYGIKYKNNKEIVKWGVIKKKIFKVKNHIELGKKNNNLNWKLSSEISGSNFIFMKGNIALLHRALSQFMLDLHTKKHGYIETYVPYLVNKKSLYDTGQLPKFSNNLFYVSSLQNKKKNYVLIPTGEIPLTNFIRNQSFLKKKLPIMLTAHTPCFRAESNSYGKNSNGLIRMYQFDKVEIVQIVSKKKSYKVLEVLTSHAEEVLKLLKLPYRKILLCAGELSFTSAKTYDLEVWFPSLNIYKEVSSCSNIIDFQSRRMNSSYYYYYKNKKKKYFLHTLNGSGLAIGRVLAAILENYQDINGNIKIPNILRNKYMNGIKFI; encoded by the coding sequence ATGATTAATATAAATTATTTATATAAAAATCCTAAATTAAAAGCATCAAAATTGTGGAGAAGAAAATATTTTTTAGATATTGTTAATTTAATATTTATTAATAATATAAGAAAATTATTACAAATTAAAACTGAAAAATTACAATATAAAAAAAAAAAAATATCTATAAAAAAAATTAATAAAAATATTTTTTTAAATAATTATATTAAAAAAATAAATAAAAATTTAAAAAAAATAAAAAAAAAAATTAAAAAATTTCAATTAAATATTCCGAATATTCCTTATAAAAATATTCCATATGGAATAAAATATAAAAATAATAAAGAAATAGTAAAATGGGGTGTAATTAAAAAAAAAATATTTAAAGTAAAAAATCATATTGAATTGGGAAAAAAAAATAATAATTTGAATTGGAAATTATCTTCTGAAATTTCTGGTTCAAATTTTATTTTTATGAAAGGAAATATTGCATTATTACATCGAGCTTTAAGTCAATTTATGTTAGATCTACATACTAAAAAACATGGATATATAGAAACTTATGTTCCTTATTTAGTTAATAAAAAAAGTTTATATGATACTGGTCAATTACCAAAATTTAGTAATAATTTATTTTATGTTTCATCTTTACAAAATAAAAAAAAAAATTATGTTTTGATACCTACAGGGGAAATACCTTTAACTAATTTTATAAGAAATCAATCTTTTTTAAAAAAAAAATTACCAATTATGTTAACTGCACATACACCATGTTTTCGAGCAGAATCTAATTCTTATGGTAAAAATTCTAATGGTTTAATAAGAATGTATCAATTTGATAAAGTAGAAATTGTACAAATTGTTTCTAAAAAAAAATCATATAAAGTATTAGAAGTTTTAACATCACATGCTGAAGAAGTATTAAAATTATTAAAATTACCTTATAGAAAAATTTTGTTATGCGCTGGAGAATTAAGTTTTACATCTGCTAAAACTTATGATTTAGAAGTTTGGTTTCCTTCTTTAAATATTTATAAAGAAGTATCTTCTTGTTCAAATATTATTGATTTTCAATCTAGAAGAATGAATTCTTCTTATTATTATTATTATAAAAATAAAAAAAAAAAATATTTTTTACATACATTAAATGGATCAGGTTTAGCGATAGGAAGAGTTTTAGCTGCAATATTAGAAAATTATCAAGATATTAATGGAAATATTAAAATTCCAAATATTTTACGTAATAAATATATGAATGGTATAAAATTCATATAA
- the infA gene encoding translation initiation factor IF-1 has translation MIKEENIEISGTVIDTLPNTTFRVKLENGHIIIAHISGKMRKNYIRILTGDKVIVELTPYDLHKGRITFRSR, from the coding sequence ATGATTAAAGAAGAAAATATTGAAATTTCAGGAACAGTAATTGATACACTTCCAAATACTACATTTCGAGTAAAATTAGAAAATGGGCATATTATAATTGCTCACATATCTGGAAAAATGAGAAAAAATTATATAAGAATTTTAACAGGAGATAAAGTAATAGTAGAATTAACTCCTTATGATTTACATAAAGGAAGAATTACTTTTAGAAGTAGATAA
- the aspS gene encoding aspartate--tRNA ligase yields the protein MRTHYCGKLNKNDINKIVKLYGWVQKYRNLGKIIFINMRDCTGNVQIFCNFKYLKNFKKIKKIKNEFCIKVIGIVQKKKKFKNEIEILTLKIKIINYSKPLPIDINNKNNKEIRFKYRYLDLRKKNILLKFKIRNKIKKFIRKFLEKNYFIEIETPILTKSTPEGAKDYIVPSRIHKKKYYALPQSPQIFKQLLMIAGIDRYYQIAKCFRDEDLRADRQPEFTQIDIETSFMNAKEIRNITEKMISKLWKKINNKKLKKFPIITYKNSMKLYGSDKPDLRNPLKLIEFNKILKKKIYKNFLQLNIKKKNRIVALYISKIHLFKKKYFNSYKKIVKKYSNKKLYLIKFNKKKFFNKKYIKKNIKKKIFKKIFKSFKKIKNNDKIIFFADKKKIVNKTFNIIRLKLGNDLKITQKKKWKPLWIINFPLFKKKNGKLTCTNHPFTAPKKKFIKNLKINPEKIISDSYDLIINGYEIGGGSVRINNNKIQKKIFNIIKMKKEIQKKTFGFFLEALKYGAPTHAGIALGLDRLTMLLTKSKSIREIIAFPKTTNAICPVSDAPTKYFK from the coding sequence ATGAGAACACATTATTGCGGTAAATTAAATAAAAATGATATAAATAAAATAGTTAAATTATATGGATGGGTACAAAAATATAGAAATTTAGGTAAAATAATATTTATAAATATGAGAGATTGTACAGGAAATGTACAAATATTTTGTAATTTTAAATATTTAAAAAATTTTAAAAAAATAAAAAAAATAAAAAATGAATTTTGTATCAAAGTAATTGGAATAGTACAAAAAAAAAAAAAATTTAAAAATGAAATTGAAATATTAACTTTAAAAATAAAAATAATAAATTATTCAAAACCTTTACCAATTGATATAAATAATAAAAATAATAAAGAAATAAGATTTAAATATCGTTATTTAGATTTAAGAAAAAAAAATATTTTATTAAAATTTAAAATAAGAAATAAAATAAAAAAATTTATAAGAAAATTTTTAGAAAAAAATTATTTTATAGAAATAGAAACTCCTATATTAACCAAATCAACTCCTGAAGGAGCAAAAGATTATATTGTTCCAAGTAGAATTCATAAAAAAAAATATTACGCATTACCTCAATCTCCACAAATATTTAAACAATTATTAATGATTGCAGGAATAGATCGTTATTATCAAATTGCTAAATGTTTTCGAGATGAAGATTTAAGAGCAGATAGACAACCAGAATTTACTCAAATAGATATAGAAACTTCTTTTATGAATGCAAAAGAAATAAGAAATATTACTGAAAAAATGATTTCAAAATTATGGAAAAAAATAAATAATAAAAAATTAAAAAAATTTCCTATTATAACATATAAAAATTCTATGAAACTTTATGGATCTGATAAACCAGATTTAAGAAATCCATTAAAATTAATAGAATTTAATAAAATATTAAAAAAAAAAATATATAAAAATTTTTTACAATTAAATATTAAAAAAAAAAATAGAATAGTAGCATTATATATTTCTAAAATTCATTTATTTAAAAAAAAATATTTTAATTCTTACAAAAAAATTGTTAAAAAATATAGTAATAAAAAATTATATTTAATAAAATTTAATAAAAAAAAATTTTTTAATAAAAAATACATAAAAAAAAATATTAAAAAAAAAATTTTTAAAAAAATATTTAAATCATTTAAAAAAATAAAAAATAATGATAAAATTATTTTTTTTGCAGATAAAAAAAAAATAGTAAATAAAACTTTTAATATAATTCGATTAAAATTAGGAAATGACTTAAAAATAACACAAAAAAAAAAATGGAAACCTTTGTGGATAATAAATTTTCCTTTATTTAAAAAAAAAAATGGAAAATTAACTTGTACTAATCATCCATTTACAGCTCCTAAAAAAAAATTTATTAAAAATCTTAAAATTAATCCTGAAAAAATAATTTCCGATTCATATGATTTAATAATTAATGGATATGAAATAGGAGGTGGATCAGTAAGAATTAATAATAATAAAATACAAAAAAAAATATTTAATATAATAAAAATGAAAAAAGAAATCCAAAAAAAAACTTTTGGTTTTTTTTTAGAAGCTTTAAAATATGGCGCACCTACTCATGCTGGTATAGCACTTGGATTAGATAGATTAACTATGTTACTTACAAAAAGCAAAAGTATACGTGAAATTATTGCATTTCCAAAAACAACTAATGCTATTTGCCCAGTAAGCGATGCGCCTACAAAATATTTTAAATAA
- the htpX gene encoding protease HtpX, with protein MIRIILFLLTNLSVIFILNIFLKIIGINIGKIYFITIISSILGFSSSLISLLLSKWIALKTINGKIIKTPKNNFENWILNTIKKQAKKVNIKIPQIAIYKSLDINAFATGPSKNNSLIAISYGLIKNMNKEEIEAVLAHEISHISNGDMVTMTLIQGVLNTIVILFSKIITQIFSNNLFNNNKEENINIKENSFLYYIISSFLEFTLGILASIIIMWFSRYREFYADSGSAKIVGCNKMISALKTLQIHHEPKELNNSISNFCINGKSKKIFNLFLSHPSLKKRISALYKKKYF; from the coding sequence ATGATAAGAATCATTTTATTTTTATTAACAAATTTATCTGTAATATTTATATTAAATATATTTTTAAAAATAATAGGAATTAATATAGGAAAAATATATTTCATTACAATAATTTCTTCTATTTTAGGTTTTAGTAGTTCTTTAATTTCTTTATTATTATCTAAATGGATAGCTTTAAAAACTATTAACGGAAAAATTATTAAAACACCAAAAAATAATTTTGAAAATTGGATTTTAAATACTATTAAAAAACAAGCAAAAAAAGTAAATATAAAAATACCACAAATAGCAATTTATAAATCATTAGATATTAATGCATTTGCAACTGGTCCTAGTAAAAATAATTCATTAATTGCTATATCTTATGGTCTTATAAAAAATATGAATAAAGAAGAAATTGAAGCAGTATTAGCTCATGAAATAAGTCATATTTCTAACGGAGATATGGTAACTATGACTTTAATACAAGGAGTATTAAATACTATTGTAATACTATTTTCAAAAATTATAACACAAATATTTTCAAATAATTTATTTAATAATAATAAAGAAGAAAATATTAATATAAAAGAAAATAGTTTTTTATATTATATTATTTCTTCATTTTTAGAATTTACATTAGGAATTTTAGCTAGTATAATAATTATGTGGTTTTCAAGATATAGAGAATTTTACGCTGATTCTGGTTCTGCAAAAATTGTTGGTTGCAATAAAATGATTTCTGCTTTAAAAACATTACAAATTCATCACGAACCAAAAGAATTAAATAATAGTATTTCTAATTTTTGTATTAACGGAAAATCTAAAAAAATATTTAATTTATTTTTATCACACCCATCTTTAAAAAAAAGAATTTCAGCGTTATATAAAAAAAAATACTTTTAA
- the zwf gene encoding glucose-6-phosphate dehydrogenase, producing MVIKKKLAYDLVIFGTKGDLARRKLLPSLYKLEKLKKLHKNTKIIGVGRANWDKNTYIKMVKKNLKKFINEEINIIFWKKFCKKLIFCNIDVNYIENFLKLKKILDQKNKITINYLAMPPNTFELICKGLAKAKLNLPSSRIVIEKPIGESLKTSKDINNKVGKYFKESQIFRIDHYLGKETILNLLSLRFSNFLFMNNWSNKNIDHIQITIAENIGIKGRWNYFNKTGQIKDMVQNHLLQILTIITMSIPINLSSDNIRNEKVKILKSLKPINIKNIKKKIVLGQYTKGYIDRKLVNSYLKENNLNETSKTETFVCIKVNIENWKWKGVPFYLRTGKRLPIKYSEIVIFFKKIPINLFKNSCNVIPQNKLIIRLQPNEGIDIKINNKIPGLTSKFNLKEILLTSNYSEEFKKIDIPDAYERLLLDSMIGKQTLFVRRDEIEASWKWIDKIIKSLKKKNQKIKIYPAGTWGPKESIDLIQRDGRNWNIY from the coding sequence ATAGTGATTAAAAAAAAATTAGCTTATGATTTAGTTATTTTTGGAACAAAAGGAGATCTTGCAAGAAGAAAACTTCTTCCTTCATTATATAAATTAGAAAAATTAAAAAAATTACATAAAAATACAAAAATTATAGGAGTAGGAAGAGCAAATTGGGACAAAAATACATATATTAAAATGGTGAAAAAAAACTTAAAAAAATTTATTAATGAAGAAATTAATATTATATTTTGGAAAAAATTTTGTAAAAAATTAATTTTTTGTAATATTGATGTAAATTATATAGAAAATTTTTTAAAATTAAAAAAAATATTAGATCAAAAAAATAAAATAACAATAAATTATTTAGCTATGCCTCCAAATACTTTTGAATTAATTTGTAAAGGATTAGCTAAAGCAAAATTAAATTTACCTTCATCTAGAATTGTAATAGAAAAACCAATAGGAGAATCTTTAAAAACTTCAAAAGATATTAATAATAAAGTAGGAAAATATTTTAAAGAATCACAAATTTTTAGAATTGATCATTATTTGGGAAAAGAAACTATATTAAATTTATTATCTTTACGTTTTTCTAATTTTTTATTTATGAATAATTGGAGTAATAAAAATATAGATCATATTCAAATAACTATTGCAGAAAATATAGGAATTAAAGGAAGATGGAATTATTTTAATAAGACTGGTCAAATAAAAGATATGGTACAAAATCATTTATTACAAATACTAACTATTATTACTATGTCTATACCAATAAATTTATCTTCAGATAATATTAGAAATGAAAAAGTTAAAATATTAAAATCATTAAAACCTATAAATATAAAAAATATTAAAAAAAAAATAGTTTTAGGGCAATACACAAAAGGTTATATTGATAGAAAATTAGTAAATTCTTATTTAAAAGAAAATAATTTAAATGAAACCAGTAAAACTGAAACTTTTGTTTGTATAAAAGTAAATATTGAAAATTGGAAATGGAAAGGAGTTCCTTTTTATTTAAGAACAGGAAAAAGACTACCAATAAAATATTCAGAAATTGTTATATTTTTTAAAAAAATACCAATAAATTTATTTAAAAATTCATGTAATGTTATTCCTCAGAATAAATTAATTATTCGTTTACAACCCAATGAAGGAATTGATATTAAAATAAATAATAAAATACCAGGTTTAACTTCTAAATTTAATTTAAAAGAAATTTTATTAACATCAAATTATTCTGAAGAATTTAAAAAAATAGATATACCTGATGCTTATGAAAGATTATTATTAGATAGTATGATTGGAAAACAAACTTTATTTGTAAGAAGAGATGAAATAGAAGCATCTTGGAAATGGATTGATAAAATTATAAAATCTTTAAAAAAAAAAAATCAAAAAATAAAAATTTATCCTGCTGGAACATGGGGACCAAAAGAATCAATTGATTTAATTCAAAGAGACGGAAGAAATTGGAATATATATTAA
- the pyk gene encoding pyruvate kinase, whose protein sequence is MLKRIRRTKIVVTLGPSTDKNNNLEKLIKLGVNVLRLNFSHGTSLDHKRRAKHAFKIMRKLNLHVALLGDLQGPKIRISKFKNNKIFLKKNNIFILDSKLNPNKGDENKVGIDYKKLPKDVSLNDILLLDDGRIQLKVIKINLSKIYTKVILGGYLSNNKGINKLGGGLSAKSITKKDYEDIKLAAYIGVDYLAVSFPRYSEDIKLARLLMRKTGSKAKIIAKIERAESVANDINIKNIILASDAIMVARGDLGVEIGDSKLVGIQKKLISTARKLNKIVITATQMMESMIYSPFPTRAEVMDVANAVLDGSDAVMLSAETASGNYPIETVKAMSKVCKGAEKVPSINVSKHRLNIKFKNIEESIAMSAMYSANHLEGVSAIIILTESGKTALMTSRITSGLPIFALSCHKKTLNLTALYRGVTPIFFDNFKNYDLISQNAIKFLLQRGFLKYKDIVIVTQGEIMSRIGKTNTMRILKVL, encoded by the coding sequence ATTTTGAAAAGAATTCGAAGAACTAAAATTGTTGTTACATTAGGACCTTCTACTGATAAAAATAATAATTTAGAAAAATTAATTAAATTAGGAGTAAATGTATTAAGATTAAATTTTTCTCATGGAACTTCTTTAGATCATAAAAGAAGAGCAAAACATGCATTTAAAATAATGAGAAAATTAAATTTACATGTTGCTTTATTAGGTGATTTACAAGGTCCAAAAATTAGAATTTCAAAATTTAAAAATAATAAAATTTTTTTAAAAAAAAATAATATTTTTATATTAGATTCTAAATTAAACCCAAATAAAGGAGATGAAAACAAAGTAGGTATTGATTATAAAAAATTACCAAAAGATGTATCATTAAATGATATTTTATTATTAGATGATGGAAGAATTCAATTAAAAGTAATAAAAATAAATTTATCAAAAATTTATACAAAAGTAATTTTAGGAGGGTATTTATCAAATAATAAAGGAATTAATAAATTAGGTGGAGGTTTATCTGCTAAATCAATTACTAAAAAAGATTATGAGGATATAAAATTAGCTGCTTATATAGGTGTAGATTATCTTGCTGTTTCTTTTCCTAGATACAGTGAAGATATAAAATTAGCAAGATTATTAATGCGAAAAACAGGAAGTAAAGCTAAAATAATTGCTAAAATAGAACGAGCTGAATCTGTTGCTAATGATATAAATATAAAAAACATTATTTTAGCTTCTGATGCAATTATGGTTGCTAGAGGAGATTTGGGAGTGGAAATTGGAGATTCTAAATTAGTTGGAATTCAAAAGAAATTAATTAGTACTGCAAGAAAATTAAATAAAATTGTTATTACCGCAACTCAAATGATGGAATCAATGATTTATTCTCCTTTTCCTACTAGAGCAGAAGTAATGGATGTTGCTAATGCAGTTTTAGATGGTAGTGATGCAGTAATGTTATCTGCAGAAACAGCTTCTGGAAATTACCCTATTGAAACTGTAAAAGCTATGAGTAAAGTTTGCAAAGGAGCAGAAAAAGTTCCTAGTATTAATGTTTCTAAACATCGTTTGAATATTAAATTTAAAAATATAGAAGAATCAATAGCTATGTCAGCAATGTATTCCGCAAATCATTTAGAAGGAGTTTCTGCTATTATAATATTAACAGAATCAGGAAAAACAGCTTTAATGACTTCTAGAATTACTTCAGGTTTACCTATTTTTGCTTTATCTTGTCATAAAAAAACTTTAAATTTAACTGCTTTATATCGAGGAGTTACACCAATTTTTTTTGATAATTTTAAAAATTATGATTTAATTTCTCAAAACGCAATAAAGTTTTTATTACAAAGAGGTTTTTTAAAATATAAAGATATTGTTATTGTTACTCAAGGAGAAATAATGAGTAGAATAGGAAAAACAAATACAATGAGAATTTTAAAAGTTTTATAA
- the trxB gene encoding thioredoxin-disulfide reductase: protein MKILNKNNKKIHSKLIIIGSGPAGYTAGIYASRAYLKPLLITGNDIGGQLIKTDNIENWPGEINKISGLKLMERMYKHVKKFPINIISDHINKVNFKKKPFQLFGYNSIYTANSIIIATGASARYLGIKSENFYKGKGISSCAICDGMFFKNKKIAIIGGGNSAFEDVLFLSKIVKKIYLIHRNKNFKAEKILINRVMKKIKNKKIKIYLNYEVKKIKGNENNITNINIFSKKKNKTKNIFIDGLFLAIGHTPNTKIFNNKISMKNGYIIVKSGSHGNFTKTNIPGIFAAGDVIDHVYKQAITSASSGCMAAIDAEKYLEKNNLI from the coding sequence ATGAAAATTTTAAATAAAAATAATAAAAAAATACATTCTAAATTAATTATTATAGGATCTGGTCCAGCAGGATACACCGCAGGAATATATGCAAGTAGAGCATATTTAAAACCATTATTAATTACTGGAAATGATATCGGAGGGCAATTAATAAAAACAGATAATATTGAAAATTGGCCTGGAGAAATTAATAAAATAAGTGGATTAAAATTAATGGAAAGAATGTATAAACATGTTAAAAAATTTCCTATAAATATTATTTCAGATCACATTAATAAAGTAAATTTTAAAAAAAAACCTTTTCAATTATTTGGATATAATTCTATTTATACTGCAAATTCTATTATAATAGCTACTGGAGCTTCTGCTCGTTATTTAGGAATAAAATCAGAAAATTTTTATAAAGGAAAAGGAATTTCTTCATGCGCTATATGTGATGGAATGTTTTTTAAAAATAAAAAAATAGCAATAATAGGTGGTGGAAATTCTGCATTTGAAGATGTATTATTTTTATCAAAAATAGTAAAAAAAATATATTTAATACATAGAAATAAAAATTTTAAAGCTGAAAAAATTTTAATAAATAGAGTAATGAAAAAAATAAAAAATAAAAAAATTAAAATATATTTAAATTATGAAGTAAAAAAAATCAAAGGAAATGAAAATAATATAACTAATATTAATATTTTTTCTAAAAAAAAAAATAAAACAAAAAATATTTTTATTGATGGATTATTTTTAGCAATTGGACATACCCCTAATACCAAAATATTTAATAATAAAATTTCTATGAAAAATGGATATATTATAGTAAAATCTGGTTCTCATGGAAATTTTACTAAAACTAATATACCAGGAATATTTGCTGCTGGAGATGTAATTGATCATGTATATAAACAAGCTATTACATCAGCTTCTAGTGGATGTATGGCTGCAATTGATGCAGAAAAATATTTAGAAAAAAATAATTTAATATAA